A region of Chitinophaga horti DNA encodes the following proteins:
- a CDS encoding GlxA family transcriptional regulator, whose product MKHLSILVPDDQTTMSTVACIVGAFQVFTEANRAARRNAFKVELVSAVKGAVLTQGMMSVVSHVAIDEVKKTDLVIIPASLVRSYDKATKHNRLLIDWVASQHHAGAEVASMCAGCFMLAATGILEGRICSTHWALSDEFRELYPDVQLQTDRLITDENGIYTNGGAYSFLNLLMYLVEKFYDRSTALHCAKYFQVDMGRDMQAEFSIFSGYKKHTDDLVLDAQQFVERNYQEKMSFEQLSSTLGTSRRNFDRRFIKATGFNPLDYLQRVRVEAAKKQLEATRKTVNEVMYEVGYNDPRAFREVFNRITGLSPLEYKLKYNKENSLLSI is encoded by the coding sequence ATGAAACACCTCAGTATCCTGGTCCCGGATGATCAAACCACGATGAGTACGGTCGCCTGCATCGTAGGTGCCTTCCAGGTATTTACGGAAGCGAATCGCGCTGCCAGACGAAACGCGTTTAAGGTAGAGCTGGTGAGCGCTGTTAAGGGCGCTGTACTCACGCAGGGAATGATGTCGGTCGTCAGCCATGTAGCGATCGATGAGGTGAAGAAAACCGACCTGGTGATCATTCCGGCATCGCTGGTCCGCAGTTATGATAAGGCGACCAAACATAACCGGTTGTTGATCGACTGGGTGGCCAGTCAGCACCACGCAGGCGCAGAAGTCGCCAGTATGTGTGCAGGCTGCTTCATGCTGGCTGCCACCGGTATATTGGAAGGTCGCATCTGCTCTACGCACTGGGCCTTGTCAGATGAGTTCCGGGAATTGTACCCTGATGTACAGCTGCAAACGGATAGGCTCATCACGGATGAAAATGGTATCTACACAAATGGCGGCGCCTATTCTTTCCTCAATTTGCTGATGTACCTGGTAGAGAAGTTCTACGACCGCTCCACCGCCCTGCATTGCGCCAAATATTTCCAGGTGGACATGGGCAGGGATATGCAGGCGGAGTTCTCGATATTCAGCGGCTACAAAAAACATACGGACGATCTGGTGCTGGACGCACAGCAATTCGTAGAACGTAACTACCAGGAAAAGATGTCGTTCGAGCAGTTGTCATCCACCTTGGGCACGAGCCGCCGCAATTTCGACAGGCGTTTTATAAAAGCGACAGGATTTAATCCTTTGGATTACCTCCAACGCGTAAGGGTAGAGGCAGCGAAAAAACAACTGGAGGCCACGCGTAAAACGGTGAATGAGGTCATGTATGAGGTGGGTTATAACGATCCCAGGGCCTTCCGCGAGGTGTTTAACCGTATTACCGGACTGTCGCCCCTGGAATACAAATTGAAGTACAACAAAGAAAACAGTTTGCTTTCCATATGA
- a CDS encoding glutaminase family protein produces the protein MTRLVIIKTFAAIAGLFAGTQLHAQERQAPAYPLITHNTYFSIWSHTDQLNASTTQHWTGADHSLLGLINVDGRIYRFMGKAEINYKTIVSAADETAYNVRYTEAKPTGDWTAANFSDASWKSGQAPIGDDAKTAKTSWKSNNIWVRRTFNVSNLSAINELFLKLNHDDNIEVFLNGKQVYDKVGWTSTFQYHPLSTSDLKTGQNIIAIHLKNTAGGRFLDFGLVDKVKDNTEKIDLATQKDVRFTATQTIYDFACGNVDLKLTFTSPLLLNDMKLLARPVSYITYNVKSNDDKTHNVKIFLGASSNIAVHQPMQPVTARKYANGGLSILKVGTVEQPILQKGADDMRIDWGYFYVAAPQASGAVQYITKGPDAAGTFTKGASASTITNGKSLSLNTVIPISKVGREPVERQLMLAYDEIYSVQYFNTNLRPWWNNDDKQTIEGQLADAAKEYKSVTERCVAFNKELQEEALKAGGDKYAHLCALAYRQSIAAHTLVKSPKGEVLWLSKENNSGGFINTVDVTYPSAPLYLLYNPELLQGMLNGIFYFSESGKYPHPWAAHDLGTYPIANGQTYGEPMPVEESGNMIILTAAIAKVQGNADYAKLHWNTLTTWVDYLVKEGLDPKTQLCTDDFAGHLARNANLSVKAIVGIACYAQLAEMAGKPDVAKKYRAIAESMVPKWMEMADGGDHYSLTFDNKNTWSQKYNLVWDKVLDLELFPQKVYDTETNYYLTKQQRFGLPLDSRKTYTKNDWILWTATFAPQREQFDQLVAPVYEHAIATPSRVPLNDFYDAITGIRENFKARSVVGGFYMKILADRMRNK, from the coding sequence ATGACGAGATTGGTTATCATCAAAACATTTGCGGCCATAGCGGGTTTATTCGCAGGCACGCAGCTCCACGCACAGGAAAGACAGGCACCGGCTTATCCCCTGATCACACACAATACCTATTTCAGCATCTGGTCGCACACCGACCAGTTGAATGCCTCCACTACACAACACTGGACCGGCGCGGATCATTCTTTACTGGGACTGATTAACGTGGACGGCCGTATTTACCGCTTCATGGGTAAAGCCGAAATAAACTATAAAACCATTGTGAGCGCGGCCGATGAAACGGCGTATAACGTTCGCTATACGGAAGCTAAACCAACAGGCGACTGGACTGCCGCCAACTTCAGCGATGCGAGCTGGAAATCCGGGCAGGCACCGATCGGCGACGATGCAAAAACGGCTAAAACCAGCTGGAAATCGAACAATATCTGGGTGAGAAGAACATTTAATGTAAGCAACCTTTCTGCTATCAACGAACTGTTCCTGAAACTGAACCACGATGATAATATCGAGGTATTCCTGAACGGTAAGCAGGTGTACGACAAAGTGGGCTGGACCAGCACTTTTCAATATCACCCGCTGTCTACATCCGACCTTAAAACAGGACAAAACATCATCGCCATCCACCTGAAAAATACCGCAGGCGGCAGGTTCCTGGACTTTGGCCTGGTAGATAAAGTGAAAGACAACACGGAGAAAATTGACTTAGCGACACAGAAAGACGTGCGCTTTACGGCCACCCAAACGATCTATGACTTTGCCTGTGGCAATGTAGACCTGAAACTGACCTTCACGTCCCCGTTGCTGCTGAACGATATGAAGCTGCTTGCACGCCCGGTTTCCTACATCACGTACAATGTGAAGTCGAACGACGATAAAACACACAACGTTAAAATATTCTTAGGCGCGTCGTCCAACATCGCTGTCCACCAGCCGATGCAGCCGGTAACAGCGCGTAAGTACGCCAATGGCGGCCTGTCCATCTTAAAGGTGGGTACTGTGGAACAACCCATCCTCCAAAAGGGAGCAGATGACATGCGCATCGACTGGGGTTACTTCTACGTGGCCGCTCCGCAAGCGTCAGGCGCGGTGCAGTACATCACCAAAGGTCCTGATGCCGCGGGTACTTTTACCAAAGGCGCTTCTGCATCCACCATTACAAATGGAAAATCGTTGTCGCTGAATACCGTTATTCCCATCAGTAAAGTGGGCAGGGAACCGGTTGAGCGCCAGCTGATGCTTGCCTACGACGAGATTTATTCCGTTCAATACTTCAACACGAATCTGCGCCCCTGGTGGAATAATGATGACAAACAAACGATCGAAGGCCAGCTGGCAGATGCGGCGAAGGAGTACAAATCAGTGACAGAAAGATGTGTTGCCTTCAATAAGGAATTGCAAGAGGAAGCACTCAAAGCCGGGGGCGACAAGTATGCGCACCTTTGCGCGCTGGCCTATCGCCAAAGCATTGCCGCACATACGCTGGTGAAAAGTCCGAAGGGCGAAGTACTGTGGCTTTCAAAAGAAAACAATAGCGGTGGATTCATTAACACGGTGGATGTTACTTATCCGTCTGCCCCGCTATACCTGCTTTACAATCCCGAGTTATTACAGGGCATGCTGAACGGCATCTTTTACTTCAGTGAAAGCGGTAAATACCCACACCCATGGGCGGCTCACGACCTTGGCACCTACCCGATCGCTAACGGACAAACATACGGAGAACCCATGCCGGTGGAAGAATCAGGCAATATGATCATTCTCACCGCAGCCATTGCCAAAGTACAGGGTAATGCCGATTATGCGAAGCTACACTGGAATACACTGACCACCTGGGTCGATTACCTCGTGAAAGAGGGACTGGACCCTAAAACGCAATTGTGTACCGACGACTTTGCCGGTCACCTCGCCCGCAATGCCAACCTATCAGTTAAAGCCATCGTAGGCATCGCCTGTTACGCACAGCTGGCGGAAATGGCTGGCAAACCCGACGTGGCGAAAAAGTACCGCGCGATCGCGGAGAGCATGGTGCCTAAATGGATGGAGATGGCTGATGGCGGCGATCATTATAGCCTGACGTTCGACAACAAAAACACCTGGAGCCAGAAATACAACCTGGTATGGGACAAGGTGCTCGACCTGGAACTATTCCCGCAGAAAGTGTACGATACCGAAACCAACTACTACCTCACAAAACAACAGCGATTCGGCCTGCCCCTGGACAGCCGGAAAACGTATACCAAAAACGACTGGATCTTATGGACGGCCACTTTCGCACCGCAGCGGGAACAGTTCGACCAGCTGGTGGCACCCGTATACGAACATGCCATCGCCACCCCGTCGCGCGTGCCGCTGAACGACTTCTACGATGCCATTACCGGCATCCGCGAGAACTTTAAGGCAAGAAGTGTGGTGGGAGGTTTTTATATGAAGATATTGGCGGACAGGATGCGGAATAAATAG